One Thermicanus aegyptius DSM 12793 DNA segment encodes these proteins:
- the spoVAD gene encoding stage V sporulation protein AD, producing MREGRTWIFPNRPVLLASAAVGGPFEAQGPLAQDFDRLHEDFWLGQDSYEKAEKKFLEEASEIAVEKAEMKKEEIDFFLAGDLMNQIVTSSFAARTLAAPYLGLFGACSTSMEGLALAALLVDAGKADYVLTGTASHNLAAERQFRYPTEYGAQKPPTSQWTVTGSGVGIVAKNGGNIHITSATIGRVVDMGIKDPFNMGAAMAPAAVDTITNHLKDLRIDPDDYDLILTGDLGRVGHKISLDLFQEHGIPIKEEKYADSGIMIYREDQPVFAGGSGAACSATVFYGHILKEMRQGRLKKVLMVATGALLSPVTYQQKESVPGIAHAVAVERMDEK from the coding sequence ATGAGGGAGGGAAGAACATGGATCTTTCCGAATCGGCCTGTCCTCCTCGCTTCAGCCGCCGTTGGAGGGCCTTTTGAAGCCCAAGGCCCTTTAGCCCAAGATTTTGATCGCCTTCACGAAGATTTCTGGTTAGGCCAGGATAGCTATGAGAAGGCGGAGAAAAAATTTTTGGAAGAAGCAAGCGAAATTGCCGTCGAAAAAGCGGAAATGAAGAAAGAGGAGATCGACTTTTTCCTAGCCGGGGACTTGATGAATCAGATTGTTACCTCCAGCTTTGCAGCCAGGACGCTCGCGGCGCCTTATTTGGGCCTTTTTGGTGCCTGTTCCACCTCCATGGAGGGGCTTGCCTTAGCGGCACTATTGGTTGATGCCGGCAAGGCGGATTATGTCCTTACAGGGACGGCAAGCCATAACTTGGCGGCGGAACGCCAATTTCGCTACCCCACCGAATATGGCGCCCAGAAACCTCCCACTTCCCAGTGGACCGTTACCGGATCGGGGGTTGGGATCGTGGCGAAAAATGGGGGAAACATCCATATTACTTCCGCCACCATAGGCAGAGTTGTTGATATGGGGATCAAGGATCCCTTTAATATGGGAGCCGCCATGGCACCGGCCGCAGTGGATACCATCACGAATCACCTCAAGGATCTTCGGATAGATCCTGATGATTATGACCTGATTCTGACCGGCGACTTGGGCAGGGTGGGCCATAAAATCTCCCTCGACCTCTTTCAAGAGCATGGAATCCCCATAAAGGAGGAGAAGTATGCCGATTCGGGGATCATGATATATCGGGAAGACCAACCCGTATTTGCGGGAGGGAGCGGTGCCGCCTGCTCTGCCACCGTCTTTTACGGCCATATTTTGAAGGAAATGAGACAGGGAAGGTTGAAGAAGGTTTTAATGGTGGCGACGGGGGCCCTCCTTTCTCCCGTCACCTATCAACAGAAAGAGTCCGTTCCCGGGATCGCCCATGCCGTTGCAGTAGAAAGGATGGATGAGAAATGA
- the spoVAC gene encoding stage V sporulation protein AC, which yields MAQKKKKITTTQDKYQKFAKEREPKRPVLANVIKAFLVGGIISLVGQFISLFYMTYFDFTEKTVGNPTVSTLILISAMLTGFGVYDHIGQWGGAGAAIPVTGFANTITSAAIDYRSEGYVLGVGGNMFKIAGPVIVFGVFSAFVVAILKTLWLMFTQGGM from the coding sequence ATGGCGCAGAAAAAGAAGAAGATAACCACGACCCAGGATAAATACCAGAAGTTTGCCAAGGAGAGGGAACCGAAACGTCCCGTATTGGCCAATGTGATCAAAGCCTTTTTGGTAGGGGGAATCATCTCCCTCGTAGGACAGTTTATCTCCCTCTTTTACATGACTTACTTTGACTTTACCGAAAAGACGGTTGGCAATCCGACGGTAAGTACCCTCATCTTGATTTCTGCAATGCTGACGGGGTTTGGTGTATATGATCACATTGGACAGTGGGGGGGAGCGGGAGCGGCTATACCCGTAACCGGTTTTGCCAATACGATCACATCCGCAGCCATAGATTACCGGAGCGAAGGCTATGTATTGGGGGTAGGGGGAAATATGTTTAAAATCGCGGGGCCTGTTATTGTTTTTGGGGTTTTTTCGGCTTTTGTCGTCGCCATCTTGAAAACCTTGTGGCTTATGTTTACCCAAGGGGGAATGTAA
- a CDS encoding DUF421 domain-containing protein yields the protein MPVALQVIVKSFFLFIGLVFLVRILGRRWVHGRTGWERLSGIVLAFLIAGTAVNLFSLQAGIFSILTWFFLLLLTNFLMERSKAIRDLLVGKEVVVVQHGKVLEDHLKETGMTPEDFLRELRTKQIFQVADVEFAVMESDGEINVLLKSDKRPITPIDLGVHAEAATAPQTVLLDGKVLDEGLGNLGLSRDWLKTELEKIGVLPENVLIGQVDASGDLYVDLFDDAVQIPAPSTRRLLEAQLQSVEADLLTYELETKDQKAKDLYKRGREEIKTILKELKPYLK from the coding sequence ATGCCTGTTGCACTTCAAGTGATCGTGAAGTCTTTTTTCCTATTTATCGGCCTGGTCTTTCTCGTCAGGATCTTGGGACGACGCTGGGTTCATGGGAGAACCGGTTGGGAACGGCTAAGCGGGATCGTCTTAGCGTTCCTCATTGCAGGGACCGCAGTGAATCTTTTTTCTCTCCAAGCGGGGATCTTTTCAATCCTCACCTGGTTCTTTCTCCTCCTTCTCACCAATTTTCTCATGGAACGGAGTAAAGCAATCCGGGACCTTCTGGTAGGCAAGGAGGTCGTGGTGGTGCAGCATGGGAAGGTATTGGAGGATCATTTAAAGGAAACAGGGATGACGCCGGAAGACTTCCTCCGTGAGCTTAGAACCAAGCAGATCTTTCAAGTGGCGGATGTGGAATTTGCTGTAATGGAGTCCGATGGGGAGATTAACGTCCTCCTGAAATCGGATAAACGACCCATCACCCCCATCGATTTAGGCGTTCATGCCGAAGCGGCTACGGCTCCCCAAACCGTCCTCCTCGATGGGAAGGTCCTGGATGAAGGGTTGGGGAATTTAGGCTTAAGCAGGGATTGGCTGAAAACGGAGTTAGAGAAGATCGGTGTGCTCCCTGAGAATGTCCTGATCGGACAGGTGGATGCGTCGGGAGATCTTTATGTCGATCTATTTGATGATGCGGTACAGATTCCGGCCCCTTCTACCCGCAGGCTGCTCGAAGCCCAGCTTCAATCCGTAGAGGCGGACCTATTAACCTATGAACTGGAGACAAAGGATCAAAAGGCGAAAGACCTGTATAAACGGGGGAGGGAGGAGATAAAAACCATTCTAAAGGAACTAAAACCATATTTGAAATGA
- a CDS encoding DUF1657 domain-containing protein: MTVGSNVKKTLATIKGIASQLEQYAELTRHPDAKKVWQQQVPRAWSVVHLLENRIMKLEFEEPQYKGL, encoded by the coding sequence ATGACGGTAGGAAGTAATGTGAAGAAGACCTTGGCCACGATCAAAGGGATCGCATCGCAACTGGAACAATATGCGGAACTTACCCGGCATCCTGACGCGAAAAAGGTTTGGCAACAGCAGGTCCCACGAGCGTGGTCGGTCGTGCATCTTCTTGAAAACAGGATTATGAAGTTGGAATTTGAAGAGCCGCAATATAAAGGGTTATAG
- a CDS encoding YhcN/YlaJ family sporulation lipoprotein, with translation MRILFLTLSLLLLLTGCNPKPGGKIEAAQKLKCDQFYIREEEVEKEAISLAKKVSGVDDAAAVVLKENTKRKIVVGVKVSNFNRLRMKGIRKEIYDDLEAKYKDGEIHVSTDAKVYKEIETLQKKGTPGSKEESCNQKKELKKIEKDMKG, from the coding sequence ATGCGCATTCTCTTCTTAACCCTGAGTCTTCTCCTCCTGTTAACAGGTTGCAATCCAAAGCCGGGCGGGAAAATCGAAGCCGCCCAAAAGCTGAAATGCGATCAATTTTACATCAGGGAAGAGGAAGTGGAGAAGGAAGCCATCTCTCTGGCTAAAAAGGTCTCGGGGGTTGATGATGCGGCGGCGGTGGTATTGAAGGAGAATACGAAACGGAAGATTGTTGTAGGAGTTAAAGTGAGCAATTTTAATCGATTGCGCATGAAGGGAATTCGGAAAGAGATTTACGATGACCTAGAAGCGAAGTATAAGGATGGGGAGATTCATGTAAGTACGGATGCGAAGGTATATAAGGAGATCGAAACGTTACAAAAAAAAGGAACTCCCGGAAGTAAAGAGGAGTCCTGTAACCAGAAAAAAGAATTAAAAAAGATCGAAAAAGACATGAAGGGATAA
- the trmB gene encoding tRNA (guanosine(46)-N7)-methyltransferase TrmB codes for MRLRKKQWALPTLEKSPLVATDPLLYRGRWFSFFGREGPLHVEIGTGKGKFLNTLASLHPENLFLGIEMKPEALVYAVLKAEEIQPPVNIGFLLLNADRLEEVFEEGELTRIYLNFTDPWPKARHAKRRLTHPRYLEMYKKLLKPGGEIHLKTDHIAYFQYSLKTLSEAGFQLRHVTLDLHRSSYREENVMTEYEEKFWQQGVPVCRAEAFLP; via the coding sequence GTGCGATTGCGGAAGAAACAGTGGGCCCTCCCCACTTTAGAAAAATCCCCCTTGGTCGCAACCGATCCCCTTCTCTACCGGGGGCGCTGGTTTTCCTTTTTCGGCAGGGAGGGTCCCCTCCATGTGGAAATTGGGACGGGAAAGGGGAAATTTCTGAACACGTTAGCCTCCCTTCATCCGGAAAACCTTTTTCTAGGCATCGAGATGAAGCCGGAGGCTTTGGTATATGCCGTATTAAAGGCGGAAGAAATCCAGCCCCCTGTAAATATTGGTTTTCTCCTATTAAACGCCGATCGGTTGGAGGAGGTTTTTGAGGAGGGGGAGTTAACTCGCATTTACCTGAATTTCACAGACCCTTGGCCAAAAGCACGCCATGCCAAGCGGAGACTTACCCACCCCCGTTACCTTGAGATGTACAAGAAACTGCTGAAACCGGGCGGGGAGATCCATTTAAAAACCGATCACATCGCGTATTTTCAGTACTCTCTGAAGACCCTGTCCGAAGCGGGCTTTCAGTTGCGCCATGTTACCCTTGATTTGCATCGCTCTTCCTACCGTGAAGAGAATGTGATGACCGAATATGAAGAGAAGTTTTGGCAGCAGGGAGTACCCGTATGCCGGGCCGAGGCTTTCCTTCCTTGA
- a CDS encoding pseudouridine synthase produces the protein MRLDKMLAHLGFGTRSQLKKLVREGVVMVNGEVVTDSSIHVDPEEDVIQVWEEEVKYIQHLYLMLNKPAGYISATYDPVDSTVLDLVPKEYAHFNLFPVGRLDKDAVGLLLLTNDGKLAHRLTSPRHHVPKRYFVRVEGRVTEREARKFAEGFRLDGEEDITLPAQLVILSQGDVSEAEVTITEGKYHQIKRMFQACGMKVLYLKRISMGPLRLDPHLEEGEIRPLTEDEMNDLREAASGG, from the coding sequence ATGCGTCTCGATAAAATGCTTGCCCATCTTGGATTTGGAACCAGAAGCCAATTAAAAAAGCTGGTGAGGGAAGGGGTGGTCATGGTAAACGGAGAAGTGGTTACCGATTCTTCCATCCATGTGGATCCTGAGGAGGACGTGATCCAGGTTTGGGAGGAAGAAGTAAAATATATCCAACATCTCTATCTCATGTTGAATAAGCCGGCAGGTTACATCTCCGCGACCTATGACCCCGTAGATTCAACCGTACTGGATCTGGTTCCTAAGGAGTACGCGCACTTTAATCTCTTTCCCGTCGGAAGGTTGGATAAAGATGCCGTGGGACTTCTCCTGCTTACCAATGACGGAAAGTTGGCTCATCGGCTCACCTCCCCCAGGCATCATGTGCCGAAACGATATTTTGTTCGCGTAGAAGGGCGCGTTACGGAAAGGGAAGCAAGAAAGTTTGCGGAAGGGTTCCGCCTCGATGGAGAGGAAGATATAACCTTGCCGGCCCAGCTTGTGATTTTATCCCAAGGGGACGTATCGGAGGCTGAGGTGACCATAACGGAGGGGAAGTACCATCAAATTAAGCGGATGTTCCAAGCCTGTGGGATGAAAGTTTTGTATCTGAAACGGATTTCGATGGGTCCATTGCGCCTTGATCCCCATCTTGAGGAGGGGGAGATTCGCCCTCTCACCGAGGATGAGATGAACGACCTACGGGAAGCGGCATCAGGGGGATAA
- a CDS encoding glucose-6-phosphate isomerase: MSHISFQDQQVRPFVREEELRQLAPAVSFYHDALHEKKGTGRDFLGWVTLPSSYDKEEFARLLKTAEKIKEEADALVVVGIGGSYLGARAAIEMLNHTFYNTVAARQKKPEIYYAGNQLSPSYMKHLLEVLEGKKFYINVISKSGTTTEPAIAFRILKQWLEKQVGKEEAAKRIIATTDRAKGALRTMAEQEGYETFIIPDDVGGRYSVLTPVGLLPIAVSGLDVEEMLAGAQDAMQRYGNRDLMENEAYRYAATRYALYQKGYEIELLVNYEPRLHMFNEWWKQLYGESEGKDHKGIYPAAVDFTTDLHSMGQYIQEGRRHLFETVLVVQESEEEVLIPEEEENLDGLNYLAGKSLQFVNHKAFEGTLLAHTDGGVPNLVLEIPHLKEYTFGEMVYFFEKACGMSGYLLGVNPFDQPGVEAYKKNMFALLGKPGYEEERERLNKRFNR; the protein is encoded by the coding sequence GTGTCGCATATTTCATTTCAGGATCAACAAGTACGTCCTTTTGTGCGGGAGGAAGAGTTGCGCCAATTGGCGCCGGCGGTTTCTTTTTACCATGATGCACTGCATGAGAAGAAAGGAACGGGCCGCGACTTTTTGGGTTGGGTTACCTTACCCTCTTCTTACGATAAGGAAGAGTTTGCTCGCTTGTTAAAGACCGCGGAGAAAATAAAGGAAGAGGCGGATGCCCTGGTCGTCGTGGGGATTGGGGGATCTTACCTTGGGGCCCGTGCAGCCATCGAGATGTTAAACCATACCTTTTATAACACGGTTGCTGCGCGGCAGAAGAAACCGGAGATTTATTATGCGGGGAATCAGCTAAGCCCTTCGTATATGAAACATCTCCTTGAGGTTCTGGAAGGAAAGAAATTTTATATTAACGTGATCTCCAAATCGGGGACCACAACTGAACCGGCCATTGCTTTCCGCATATTAAAACAGTGGTTAGAAAAACAGGTGGGAAAAGAGGAAGCGGCAAAACGAATCATCGCGACTACCGACCGGGCCAAAGGGGCGTTAAGGACGATGGCCGAACAGGAAGGGTATGAGACCTTTATTATACCGGACGATGTAGGAGGGCGTTACAGCGTTCTCACGCCTGTGGGTCTTCTTCCCATCGCGGTCTCCGGGCTTGATGTGGAGGAGATGTTGGCGGGAGCCCAAGATGCCATGCAGCGTTATGGGAATCGGGATTTAATGGAGAATGAAGCCTACCGTTATGCGGCAACCCGATATGCCCTTTACCAGAAAGGGTATGAGATTGAGCTTTTGGTGAACTATGAACCCCGGCTCCACATGTTTAACGAGTGGTGGAAACAGCTTTATGGAGAGAGTGAAGGGAAGGATCATAAAGGAATTTATCCTGCCGCCGTCGATTTTACCACAGACCTCCATTCGATGGGCCAATATATCCAAGAGGGAAGAAGGCATCTTTTCGAGACCGTTCTTGTGGTACAGGAAAGCGAAGAGGAGGTTCTCATTCCGGAAGAGGAGGAGAATCTGGACGGGCTGAATTACCTGGCGGGGAAAAGCCTGCAATTTGTCAACCATAAGGCATTTGAGGGGACCCTGCTCGCCCATACGGATGGTGGAGTTCCTAACCTGGTCCTTGAGATCCCTCACCTCAAAGAATATACCTTTGGAGAGATGGTTTATTTCTTTGAAAAGGCGTGTGGGATGAGCGGTTACTTGCTGGGTGTAAACCCATTCGACCAGCCGGGCGTGGAGGCCTACAAGAAAAACATGTTTGCTCTCCTGGGAAAACCGGGATATGAAGAGGAGAGGGAGCGCCTTAACAAACGCTTCAACCGGTAA
- a CDS encoding SCO family protein: MRNPLLRLFLLLSAMILILVGCGKDKLPVLMPAPDFHLEDADGKPVSFSDQNGKVRLVSFIYTNCTTVCPATVHWMVKLQDELKKENLFGSKVYLYNITFDPENDTGEVIKAYMKKWKMDPTGWAFLRGSVEDTGKAAADFGVLVQKVENDFIHTDRIFLVDGKGEVRKTYVGSRLNLPEVLKDMKDLVNE, from the coding sequence ATGCGTAATCCATTGCTTCGCCTGTTCCTCCTCCTCAGCGCGATGATTTTAATCCTCGTTGGCTGTGGGAAAGATAAGCTTCCTGTTTTAATGCCTGCCCCTGATTTTCATCTGGAAGATGCAGACGGAAAACCTGTTTCATTTTCAGATCAGAATGGAAAGGTCCGCCTCGTTTCCTTTATTTATACCAATTGCACCACGGTATGTCCGGCTACGGTTCACTGGATGGTGAAGCTCCAGGATGAGCTGAAAAAGGAGAACTTGTTCGGAAGCAAGGTCTACCTCTATAACATCACCTTTGATCCGGAGAACGATACCGGCGAAGTGATAAAAGCATATATGAAAAAGTGGAAAATGGACCCCACAGGATGGGCCTTCCTCCGCGGCAGCGTGGAGGATACCGGAAAGGCTGCGGCCGATTTCGGTGTGTTGGTTCAAAAGGTGGAGAACGACTTCATTCATACCGACCGCATCTTTTTAGTCGATGGGAAGGGTGAAGTGAGGAAAACCTATGTGGGAAGTCGGTTAAACCTGCCTGAGGTCCTAAAGGATATGAAGGACTTGGTTAACGAATAG
- the cyoE gene encoding heme o synthase translates to MERSMAVELQSDSMERTGERASLGVYYRLTKPGIVFANLLGTVAGFLLAMKGAPFTPDLMVTFFFSLLGIALVIAGGTTLNNVIDRDIDGYMERTKDRPIHSGRVSVKAATFFGLSLAVTGEAVLAFGVHPQAALLALIGFVVYVIIYTLWLKRITTLNTVIGGISGAVPTVMGYVAVTGRMDLTAWILFSILFLWQPPHFLALAMRRHTDYKNACVPMLPNVKGFGEAKKQIFYYTVSLFPVSLMLYPLRAVGWLYLVGALLLGTVYLIKAYQGLHRRGEEEKRWASFMFRYSIIYLTLLYLLMMVDAA, encoded by the coding sequence ATGGAACGGTCCATGGCCGTTGAACTTCAATCGGATTCTATGGAACGGACGGGGGAGAGGGCCTCACTGGGGGTTTATTATCGGTTAACGAAACCGGGAATCGTGTTTGCCAACCTCCTGGGAACCGTTGCCGGGTTTCTGTTGGCGATGAAAGGGGCGCCGTTCACTCCTGATCTCATGGTTACTTTTTTCTTCAGTCTGCTCGGGATTGCCCTCGTCATTGCCGGGGGGACTACCTTAAATAATGTGATTGACCGGGATATAGACGGCTATATGGAGAGGACAAAAGACCGTCCCATTCATTCGGGAAGAGTATCGGTTAAGGCCGCTACCTTTTTCGGCTTATCTCTGGCCGTGACAGGAGAGGCGGTGCTCGCCTTCGGGGTGCATCCTCAAGCTGCCTTGCTTGCCTTGATCGGCTTTGTGGTTTACGTGATCATTTATACCTTGTGGTTAAAGAGGATTACCACCCTAAACACGGTGATCGGAGGGATTTCCGGGGCGGTGCCTACGGTGATGGGATACGTGGCGGTGACCGGAAGGATGGACCTGACCGCCTGGATCCTCTTCTCCATCCTGTTTCTCTGGCAGCCTCCCCATTTCTTAGCGCTGGCGATGCGCCGCCATACCGATTACAAGAATGCCTGCGTTCCGATGCTTCCCAACGTAAAAGGGTTTGGAGAGGCGAAGAAACAGATTTTTTATTACACCGTAAGCCTGTTTCCCGTCAGTTTAATGCTTTATCCTCTTCGAGCGGTGGGCTGGCTCTATTTGGTCGGAGCTCTTCTTTTAGGGACGGTCTATCTCATTAAGGCTTATCAAGGGCTTCACCGGCGAGGGGAAGAAGAAAAAAGATGGGCTTCATTCATGTTCCGCTATTCCATCATCTATCTGACGCTTCTCTATCTATTGATGATGGTCGATGCGGCGTAA
- a CDS encoding COX15/CtaA family protein, producing MRHRFALFTVGFTFFVLFMGVLVTATQSQDACGTDWPGCNGRLFPDITDYKQVIEYTHRLVVGLLGFILLINAIFAWIKKYPGERAVSILSPLSLFLLFLQVLVGGFNVMLGTPPGFTTLDVAVSLALFSSLVFLTTALMRRGTEEKKSPEPIGGERGSKLFGPALTLLLLFYAETILGAFFKHSAAADVYMGITPHQQLIQSPYWAHFLFFTHWIFAFVVLIFLLRLLFRSWRMKKEKNAVLFLTLVVLLEMGMGFITVFTRLSAFSVSLHMILASAGIGLSSYIVGKSLFGDDYSILQPERGSVYGTVHGR from the coding sequence GTGAGACATCGATTTGCTCTATTCACAGTCGGGTTTACTTTTTTTGTACTGTTCATGGGCGTCCTGGTTACAGCGACCCAGTCGCAGGATGCGTGCGGGACGGACTGGCCGGGATGTAACGGCCGTCTCTTTCCCGACATCACCGATTATAAACAAGTGATTGAATATACCCATCGTCTCGTGGTGGGACTTTTAGGCTTCATCTTACTCATTAACGCGATTTTCGCATGGATTAAGAAGTATCCGGGTGAACGGGCGGTATCCATCCTCTCTCCCCTCTCTCTATTTCTCCTTTTCTTACAAGTTCTGGTGGGAGGCTTTAACGTGATGCTGGGGACTCCTCCCGGTTTTACCACCCTCGATGTTGCGGTGAGCCTCGCCCTCTTTAGCAGCTTGGTTTTTTTGACGACCGCCTTAATGAGAAGAGGAACAGAGGAGAAGAAATCTCCCGAACCGATAGGCGGTGAGAGGGGGTCAAAGCTTTTTGGACCGGCGCTCACCTTACTTCTCCTTTTTTATGCGGAAACCATCTTGGGAGCCTTTTTCAAGCATAGTGCCGCTGCCGATGTATATATGGGGATCACCCCCCATCAACAGCTGATTCAATCCCCGTACTGGGCTCATTTCCTCTTCTTTACCCACTGGATTTTCGCCTTTGTTGTCCTCATTTTCTTGCTTCGCCTTCTCTTTCGGTCCTGGCGGATGAAGAAGGAGAAGAATGCGGTTCTCTTCTTAACGTTGGTTGTTCTTTTGGAGATGGGAATGGGATTTATTACCGTCTTTACCCGCTTATCCGCCTTTTCCGTCTCCTTGCATATGATCTTAGCCAGTGCGGGGATCGGTCTTTCTTCCTATATCGTGGGGAAATCTCTCTTTGGGGATGATTACTCGATCCTACAACCGGAAAGGGGGAGCGTGTATGGAACGGTCCATGGCCGTTGA
- the ctaG gene encoding cytochrome c oxidase assembly factor CtaG, whose product MTLWYNLQTFGFIALWNPNKIVLVLIIAGLYLLLTGPFRKDIPGATEVSLGKKLTFLSGLLFYYVAEGSPFYLLSHIIFTLHMAKMAVIYLIVPPLLILGSPTWFYEYLLKPKFLRSIIRFFTKPLLALLWFNGLFSIYHLPAVLDALNADVNLNALYGILLFLAAIFMWWPILNPLGETDQLSELRKIAYIVANGVLITPACALITFADSELYRSYTNPQAWAAMIGFCLPTGVTVDMSIVTAKFFRILPPLQDQQLGGVVMKIMQEIIYGIFLGYVFYQWVKKEREKDRLPLPPFTEPNKK is encoded by the coding sequence ATGACCCTTTGGTATAACCTGCAAACCTTTGGATTTATCGCCTTATGGAATCCCAATAAAATCGTCTTGGTCCTCATCATCGCAGGACTCTACCTTCTGCTAACCGGACCATTCCGGAAAGATATCCCGGGGGCAACCGAGGTATCTCTCGGAAAGAAACTAACCTTTCTGAGCGGCCTCCTTTTCTATTATGTTGCTGAGGGGAGCCCCTTTTACTTGTTGTCCCATATCATCTTCACATTGCATATGGCAAAGATGGCCGTCATCTATTTGATCGTGCCTCCCCTTCTTATCTTAGGCTCGCCCACGTGGTTCTATGAATATCTGTTGAAGCCGAAATTTTTGCGGAGCATCATTCGCTTTTTTACGAAACCGTTGCTGGCCCTTCTCTGGTTTAACGGACTCTTCTCCATTTATCATTTGCCTGCTGTCCTGGATGCCCTGAACGCGGATGTGAACCTAAATGCATTGTATGGGATCCTTCTCTTCCTGGCCGCCATCTTCATGTGGTGGCCGATCTTGAATCCCTTAGGGGAAACGGACCAGTTAAGTGAACTTCGGAAGATCGCCTACATTGTGGCCAACGGGGTTCTCATCACCCCGGCTTGCGCGTTAATCACTTTTGCAGACAGTGAATTGTACCGGAGTTACACCAATCCCCAGGCTTGGGCGGCGATGATCGGTTTCTGCCTTCCCACCGGGGTTACGGTGGATATGTCCATCGTGACGGCCAAATTCTTCCGCATTCTACCCCCCTTGCAAGATCAGCAATTGGGGGGAGTCGTCATGAAAATCATGCAGGAGATTATATATGGTATCTTTTTGGGGTATGTTTTTTATCAATGGGTAAAAAAGGAGAGGGAAAAAGATCGCCTTCCCCTTCCTCCTTTCACGGAACCCAATAAAAAATAG
- a CDS encoding cytochrome C oxidase subunit IV family protein encodes MPEEMNRGEFQRVRSETKHHLIAFFVSIVLTLLAFYPVAYGVNPRFTIPFIVVLGAIQAAFQLYIWMHMKDKEHRFPTIYVYVAILVVWITIMAFLFMIWW; translated from the coding sequence ATGCCTGAGGAAATGAATAGGGGGGAATTTCAGAGAGTGCGCAGCGAGACGAAACATCACCTGATTGCCTTTTTTGTAAGTATCGTTCTGACGCTCTTAGCTTTTTATCCGGTTGCCTATGGGGTAAATCCCCGTTTCACCATTCCGTTCATCGTCGTTTTGGGGGCGATTCAAGCCGCTTTCCAGCTTTACATTTGGATGCATATGAAGGATAAGGAGCATCGCTTCCCGACGATTTATGTCTATGTGGCTATCTTGGTCGTATGGATCACCATCATGGCCTTTCTCTTCATGATCTGGTGGTAA
- a CDS encoding cytochrome (ubi)quinol oxidase subunit III, producing the protein MMNEAKTVSLPAHPERATMEGKNKFLGFWLYLAAESVLFASLFATYLALRHSTMGGPTGKELFQLPTVFLATVLLLTSSMTSVMAILSMRENKASRMKAWFIVTLLLGAAFLGLEIYEFTEYVKEKHTFTSSAFGSAFYTLVGFHGSHVLFGLLWISTLLIRNWNRGITLYNAPKYYLASLYWHFVDLVWVFIFTVVYLMGKVG; encoded by the coding sequence ATGATGAATGAGGCAAAAACGGTATCCCTGCCTGCCCACCCCGAGCGCGCAACCATGGAGGGAAAAAATAAGTTTCTAGGCTTTTGGCTCTATCTCGCGGCCGAATCGGTTCTTTTCGCTTCCCTCTTCGCCACCTATTTGGCCTTACGCCATTCTACGATGGGGGGACCGACGGGGAAAGAACTTTTCCAACTGCCCACGGTTTTTCTCGCGACGGTTCTCCTGTTAACCAGCAGCATGACCAGTGTCATGGCCATTCTCTCCATGCGGGAAAATAAAGCATCCAGAATGAAGGCTTGGTTCATCGTGACCCTCCTTCTTGGCGCCGCTTTTTTAGGGTTGGAGATCTATGAATTTACAGAGTACGTGAAGGAGAAGCATACGTTTACCAGCAGCGCTTTTGGTTCTGCATTCTACACGTTAGTCGGTTTCCATGGAAGCCACGTTCTCTTTGGCTTACTCTGGATCAGCACGCTCCTCATCCGGAACTGGAACCGGGGAATCACCCTCTATAATGCCCCGAAGTATTATCTTGCCAGCCTTTACTGGCACTTCGTCGACCTGGTCTGGGTCTTCATCTTTACGGTTGTTTACCTGATGGGAAAGGTGGGGTAA